A genome region from Maridesulfovibrio salexigens DSM 2638 includes the following:
- a CDS encoding Bbp16 family capsid cement protein, whose protein sequence is MYLDKELCFCEEQAVTASAVSQNVINVGEDCGSGGNVRLKVMVDGEDFATLTSLRVGVQASGTDDFSLFDTLFESGSIPVAELKQGYSFPLPSLPVTHKGFLRLSFTVTGSNATAGKVSGYLIMNDQTNV, encoded by the coding sequence ATGTATCTTGATAAAGAACTTTGTTTTTGTGAGGAGCAGGCAGTTACTGCCAGCGCGGTTTCCCAGAATGTAATCAATGTCGGTGAAGACTGCGGTTCCGGTGGTAATGTCAGACTTAAGGTGATGGTTGATGGTGAAGATTTTGCTACCCTGACCAGCCTGCGTGTGGGCGTACAGGCTTCCGGGACTGATGATTTCTCTCTTTTTGATACTCTTTTCGAATCCGGTTCTATCCCTGTGGCAGAACTTAAGCAGGGCTACAGCTTTCCTCTGCCTTCCCTGCCGGTGACCCATAAGGGATTCTTGAGACTTTCCTTTACTGTAACAGGAAGCAACGCTACCGCCGGTAAAGTCAGCGGTTATCTGATCATGAATGATCAGACTAACGTCTAA
- a CDS encoding universal stress protein codes for MTKQILLYLGTEIDTPLIKHVLDFADKSGAGITVLHVFENPKTSVLDYFNTQGKDLKKYILDGHNANLQSALEKENIEQSRIKFSVRWGKGFIECIKAVNENKYDLVICPQTTQEKAPDSTVMHLLRKCPCPVWIHHGHLWRGAVRILAAIGPFDNSPGNESLNSNILKHAAELSRVLGGKLHVMHCWKGYMEGVTANPYFSENEVEKYLDYEKNSSERAFENLIEATSFPNEPRKVIMHGDPGILIPEYALEKKMDIVVMGSVARSGIAGLLIGNTAEKVAGALTESLLAIKPAGFISPVK; via the coding sequence ATGACAAAACAAATCTTACTTTACCTTGGTACTGAAATAGATACCCCACTGATTAAACATGTACTTGATTTTGCGGACAAGAGCGGAGCAGGCATTACCGTTTTGCATGTTTTTGAAAACCCCAAAACATCTGTACTCGACTATTTCAACACTCAGGGAAAGGATTTAAAAAAATATATCCTCGATGGTCACAACGCCAATTTGCAATCTGCTTTGGAAAAAGAAAACATAGAGCAAAGCCGCATCAAATTTTCAGTTCGATGGGGCAAGGGGTTCATTGAGTGCATAAAGGCAGTTAACGAAAATAAATATGATCTGGTCATTTGCCCGCAAACGACACAAGAAAAAGCTCCGGACAGCACCGTAATGCATCTGTTACGAAAATGCCCTTGTCCGGTCTGGATTCACCACGGTCATCTCTGGAGGGGAGCGGTGAGGATTCTTGCGGCAATCGGACCTTTTGATAATTCACCGGGTAACGAATCGTTAAACAGCAACATCCTCAAACATGCAGCAGAACTAAGCCGTGTTCTTGGCGGAAAACTGCATGTAATGCATTGCTGGAAAGGCTATATGGAAGGCGTCACCGCCAACCCATATTTTTCGGAAAATGAAGTGGAAAAATATCTGGATTATGAAAAAAACAGTAGCGAAAGAGCCTTCGAAAACCTGATTGAGGCCACTTCCTTCCCGAATGAACCCCGCAAAGTAATCATGCACGGCGACCCCGGCATATTAATACCGGAATATGCACTGGAAAAGAAAATGGACATAGTCGTGATGGGAAGCGTGGCACGTTCCGGCATAGCGGGTTTACTCATCGGCAATACCGCTGAAAAAGTAGCAGGAGCTCTTACGGAATCATTATTGGCCATCAAGCCTGCCGGCTTCATATCTCCTGTAAAATAA
- a CDS encoding phosphate-starvation-inducible PsiE family protein, producing the protein MFFFDKKTSANPCSDPIIDRLWVLIRFSVRILAMLMTLVIIWGILDVIWVLYQRMRTPPIYLLNINDILATFGAFMAVLIAIEIFANIIIYLEYKMIHLKLVIATALMAAARKVIVLDFKEIDYMQAISLGLILLALGGCYWMVCDKEADTPKVFLNGPNDNCEIEK; encoded by the coding sequence ATGTTCTTTTTTGATAAGAAAACTTCTGCAAACCCATGCTCTGACCCTATAATAGACAGATTATGGGTATTGATACGCTTCTCTGTGCGCATTCTGGCAATGCTGATGACTCTTGTCATAATCTGGGGGATACTTGATGTAATATGGGTTCTTTACCAGCGAATGAGAACACCTCCTATCTACTTGTTAAATATCAATGATATCTTAGCAACATTCGGAGCTTTCATGGCAGTGCTGATTGCCATCGAAATATTTGCGAATATAATAATATATCTTGAATACAAGATGATTCATCTAAAACTTGTCATAGCCACAGCACTAATGGCCGCTGCACGAAAAGTAATTGTACTTGATTTCAAAGAAATAGATTACATGCAGGCAATATCACTAGGCCTAATACTCCTCGCATTAGGAGGATGTTACTGGATGGTATGTGATAAGGAGGCCGACACCCCAAAAGTATTTTTAAACGGCCCAAATGACAATTGCGAAATTGAAAAGTAA
- a CDS encoding ATP-binding protein produces MALPVRAEEVRHVLVLHSYHSGMSWVTNIEKGIRDTLLVPPYKDLVLHIEYMDTKRHHSAEHYARIRNLLEAKFKNISLSLILSSDNNAFDFLLENRDELFPGVPIVFCGVNNFSDDQIKGVKGITGVAEVMSSRETVESILKQLPETKSIYVVNDYLKTGRAWETTIKRNLVPFKDRVSIEYNENLTIAGLREKIHSLKSGSVVLLGVYYSDRDGKYVTYEKLGSILTKDSPVPVYCLLRFNLRDGVIGGKVISGYHQGVMMSEVARKVLAGEKTADIPVIKIGANAFIFDWQSLDKYGISIESIPEESVILNEPFSFYDEYFYLVWSTVFVFTAMIVLVIVLVKNVMALHKARRDLGHSEIKYRSIFDNAQEGIFQTSVEGRVLAANSAFAAIFGYDSPEEVIEVLDNVGKKLYLNEVERNTLLTAMQEIGTLSGFEVKMKCKGGEIVWITMNARKTTDQNGKVIFEGSVVDITERKLNERRIIQSEKMMSVGGLAAGMAHEINNPLAAIVGAVQNLQKRLGSESKKNILVAEECGIPFSAITEYLERRDCLKFLDGIYESGLRAATIVRGMLSFSRKSGSDFEPHSLNSIVENALSLVMKDYDYNRNYDFKKIKITKEFDSPNSLINCDEVEIQQVVLNLLKNGAEAMGEKSYVDDGPCFVLRIRENMSMAVLEIEDNGPGMDEEVRKRILEPFYTTKSVGKGTGLGLSISYFIITRRHKGSMEVFSELGKGTRFVVRLPLYKE; encoded by the coding sequence ATGGCTTTACCTGTCCGTGCAGAGGAAGTGCGCCATGTTCTGGTCCTTCATTCTTATCACTCCGGAATGTCTTGGGTTACCAATATTGAAAAGGGAATTCGTGATACATTACTGGTACCGCCTTATAAAGATTTAGTTCTGCATATCGAATATATGGATACCAAACGGCATCATTCTGCTGAACATTATGCAAGAATCCGAAATCTGCTCGAAGCAAAGTTTAAAAATATAAGCCTGTCCTTAATTTTGTCTTCCGATAACAATGCCTTCGATTTTCTATTGGAGAATCGTGATGAGCTGTTTCCCGGTGTGCCGATTGTATTTTGCGGGGTAAATAATTTTTCAGATGATCAGATCAAGGGAGTAAAAGGAATCACGGGAGTTGCGGAAGTAATGTCATCGCGTGAGACCGTGGAAAGTATCCTGAAGCAGTTGCCGGAAACGAAATCCATCTATGTTGTTAATGATTATCTCAAAACAGGTAGGGCTTGGGAAACCACGATAAAGCGGAATCTGGTCCCCTTCAAAGATCGTGTCAGTATCGAATATAATGAGAACCTTACCATTGCTGGCTTGCGGGAAAAAATACATTCTTTGAAATCGGGCAGCGTCGTATTACTTGGTGTGTATTACTCTGATCGGGATGGTAAATATGTAACATATGAAAAGCTGGGCAGCATTCTTACAAAGGATAGTCCGGTACCGGTTTATTGTCTTCTGCGTTTTAATCTCCGTGATGGTGTAATCGGTGGCAAGGTTATCAGTGGATATCATCAGGGTGTGATGATGAGCGAAGTTGCCCGCAAGGTTCTTGCCGGGGAGAAAACAGCCGATATACCGGTAATTAAGATCGGGGCCAATGCATTTATCTTTGATTGGCAATCTCTTGATAAGTACGGAATTTCTATTGAATCAATTCCTGAAGAAAGCGTTATCCTCAACGAGCCCTTTTCCTTTTATGATGAATATTTTTATCTTGTGTGGAGTACTGTCTTTGTTTTCACGGCCATGATTGTTCTCGTTATTGTTTTAGTTAAGAATGTTATGGCCCTGCACAAGGCCCGTAGAGATCTTGGTCATTCTGAGATTAAATACCGTTCCATATTTGATAATGCACAGGAAGGTATTTTCCAGACCAGTGTTGAAGGAAGAGTTTTGGCAGCTAACTCTGCTTTTGCTGCAATATTCGGGTACGATTCTCCGGAAGAAGTTATTGAAGTCTTAGATAATGTTGGAAAGAAACTTTATTTGAATGAAGTCGAGCGTAATACCTTGCTCACAGCAATGCAGGAAATAGGAACTCTTTCTGGCTTTGAAGTGAAAATGAAGTGTAAGGGCGGTGAGATCGTTTGGATTACCATGAATGCCCGAAAGACGACTGATCAAAATGGAAAGGTTATTTTTGAAGGTTCTGTCGTGGATATTACTGAAAGAAAGCTTAATGAACGGCGTATAATTCAGTCCGAGAAAATGATGTCTGTCGGCGGACTTGCAGCAGGAATGGCACACGAAATTAATAATCCTTTGGCCGCTATCGTTGGTGCTGTTCAGAATTTGCAAAAGCGACTGGGCAGTGAAAGCAAAAAGAATATTCTGGTCGCAGAAGAGTGCGGGATACCGTTTTCAGCAATTACAGAATATCTGGAACGCAGGGATTGTTTAAAGTTTTTGGATGGTATTTATGAATCAGGACTCAGGGCAGCAACTATTGTTCGTGGAATGCTTAGTTTCAGTCGCAAGAGCGGCAGCGATTTTGAGCCTCACAGTTTGAACTCAATTGTTGAAAATGCTTTAAGTCTGGTTATGAAGGATTATGATTACAATCGAAATTATGATTTTAAGAAAATAAAAATTACTAAGGAGTTTGATTCTCCCAATTCATTGATAAATTGTGATGAAGTTGAAATTCAGCAGGTTGTATTGAATTTATTGAAAAACGGTGCGGAAGCTATGGGCGAAAAGTCATATGTTGACGATGGTCCGTGTTTTGTCCTGCGTATCCGCGAAAATATGTCCATGGCTGTGTTGGAGATAGAGGATAATGGTCCCGGTATGGACGAGGAAGTTCGTAAACGGATACTTGAACCGTTTTATACCACAAAGTCAGTGGGTAAGGGGACCGGGCTTGGCCTCTCTATTTCATATTTTATTATAACCAGACGGCATAAAGGTTCCATGGAGGTTTTTTCTGAGCTCGGCAAGGGCACTCGTTTTGTGGTTCGCTTACCGCTTTACAAAGAATAA
- a CDS encoding choice-of-anchor R domain-containing protein encodes MTVVSSGNTITFAGDGVQTFFDFNFRIYRAEDLCAVLRNSESTEERLVLGTDFNILSGVGSDSGGRVQYPVNGTPLPVGQSITLYREIAYTQELELVDNDPFSAQLLNEAFDRGVMRDQQLQEQVDRALKYDISTPDAERLTPQEMVQTISNARDEAVSAHSGAIEAEENARVMLGDALSAQSGSEAARDRALLAQSAAEEARDSAIEISLGDLSSLRSSSPVLSAPAEALEGTTVSIVITDHTDDGISSYEINTFGFGAASITGNTISWVLETSAVDVTKAIEVTRRRRGELYSDPTVHRLLIRHVAVQDGPTIAFADSVDGYPGASVDSEGVHTPAYSTPAENTLQIVSAKPEIVVVNGKLVVLDGSTESVLKLAMLVAAGDVLITDQGECFVASVEASSNPAITLLDTFAGTVDNGLRLHAPYSPGGLQFTPTENCTVDTVTLKAGLSVNADAQCSAAIFSDNNGVPGANLSGYGPVVAPVANQFCEMSVPAVELTAGTKYWAIVQNTGTGYTAFWNDRDATSPLSYRDYQADNIGAWGMKVVSTSTDEYAATLTTPLPSAPITAYISPFWKSISVDAATTSTNFVTPTEVTEGDIIRVPEKDFSAGPVTLLPKEEAFGSITAANLGSVRNTFIDKESRLTAGRTITHVGTKSVTSAQPSISLYIVKRGSDGKFTPVVRLDTSLTQANNQPQYFELVTPFVVPDTDEYYLGVHFASSSYWWSDTHNAWLITGQTAVDTAYTATDNPGYVAVGCKYLAYDYAVDTTAADLLTAPTVAAIKQPDFALKVGAGAIGEYIGPQEALKLDGGIVQLHEDIDTFPNGSAARTLVDLSRKIPNEATVSKFLWNSGNSAGGGYNQTIKMKIVKQTAANTFDVVVDQTIDCAGREGNVYHSDDLVTPYTIPETGDYYVAIYVQGTTPYFSFWSMTAGENANLDGADMTGTGNTTTSSAYVFAIGWEELGSSSTTSVVTKGGSSVKDKILKAGGLHKTLLFDGVEKEVSAVSEIVSQGGPEIIADQGTFIHSTADPNHTTPNPLTQLLENTTTFWSTNDVGPAIVNTGYVGSQFAEDTTVYGFYLRHWGTADIANNSMTSVMVQESTDGIKWTDVEQITITELGLNLGQYTLTTPRTGKFMRLLAKADSLCVNCSWAVSYLRWFGLETTYTTTIVPAVELPQVPSSVAIPDRCTLTPANYAYALDGEDLKVRGTEIALENNPALTRLAMSVNGEGVIFKRGKIYIKEKP; translated from the coding sequence ATGACTGTGGTTTCTAGCGGGAACACCATCACTTTTGCAGGGGACGGTGTTCAAACTTTTTTTGATTTTAACTTCCGTATCTACAGGGCCGAGGACCTTTGCGCAGTGTTGCGCAATAGCGAGAGTACTGAAGAGCGGCTTGTCTTAGGTACTGATTTTAATATCCTTTCCGGCGTAGGGAGCGACTCAGGGGGCCGGGTACAGTATCCAGTCAACGGTACACCTCTTCCTGTAGGGCAAAGCATTACCCTTTACCGGGAAATCGCTTACACACAGGAATTGGAATTAGTGGACAATGATCCGTTTTCCGCACAGCTCTTGAATGAAGCTTTTGACAGAGGAGTGATGCGCGACCAGCAGTTACAGGAACAGGTTGATCGTGCTTTGAAGTATGACATTTCAACTCCTGATGCAGAGAGACTTACCCCACAGGAAATGGTGCAGACTATTTCCAATGCAAGGGATGAAGCTGTCTCAGCCCATAGCGGAGCAATTGAGGCGGAGGAGAATGCCCGGGTGATGCTTGGTGACGCTTTGTCGGCACAATCCGGTTCAGAAGCAGCTCGCGACCGGGCTTTACTGGCTCAGTCGGCAGCTGAGGAAGCAAGAGATTCTGCCATTGAGATTTCCTTGGGCGATTTAAGCTCCTTACGTAGTTCTTCCCCTGTACTTTCAGCTCCTGCTGAGGCCCTGGAAGGAACAACTGTTTCAATTGTAATTACTGATCATACCGATGACGGTATTTCTTCATATGAAATTAATACATTCGGATTTGGAGCAGCTTCAATAACCGGGAACACTATTAGCTGGGTGCTGGAAACCAGTGCTGTAGATGTAACTAAAGCTATTGAAGTTACCAGAAGAAGGCGTGGTGAACTTTATTCAGACCCGACAGTGCATCGATTGCTCATAAGACATGTTGCCGTTCAGGATGGACCGACTATTGCCTTTGCTGATTCCGTTGATGGTTATCCCGGTGCAAGTGTGGATTCTGAAGGAGTTCATACTCCAGCTTACTCAACTCCAGCTGAGAATACTTTGCAGATTGTTTCAGCGAAGCCTGAAATTGTGGTTGTTAACGGCAAGTTGGTAGTCTTGGACGGCTCAACAGAATCAGTCCTCAAGCTGGCAATGCTGGTCGCTGCTGGCGATGTCCTTATTACCGATCAGGGCGAATGTTTTGTCGCGAGTGTTGAAGCCTCCAGCAATCCCGCAATTACTTTGTTAGATACGTTTGCAGGGACTGTAGACAATGGGTTACGTCTTCATGCTCCATACAGCCCCGGAGGACTACAGTTCACTCCCACAGAAAATTGCACAGTGGATACCGTGACGCTGAAAGCAGGACTCTCTGTTAATGCTGATGCTCAATGCTCAGCAGCCATCTTTTCTGATAATAACGGTGTTCCCGGTGCGAATCTGTCCGGGTATGGTCCAGTAGTGGCCCCTGTAGCCAATCAATTCTGTGAAATGTCTGTGCCTGCTGTGGAGTTGACCGCCGGAACAAAATACTGGGCAATAGTGCAGAATACCGGGACGGGCTATACTGCATTTTGGAATGACCGGGATGCTACTTCACCGCTTAGTTATCGAGACTATCAAGCAGATAACATTGGCGCATGGGGCATGAAAGTTGTGTCGACTTCAACGGATGAATATGCAGCAACCCTCACGACACCTCTCCCGTCGGCCCCAATTACAGCCTATATAAGCCCATTTTGGAAGTCTATTTCTGTAGACGCTGCTACTACTTCTACAAACTTTGTTACTCCTACAGAGGTTACCGAAGGAGATATCATCCGCGTACCTGAGAAGGACTTTAGCGCCGGTCCAGTGACCTTGCTCCCTAAGGAGGAAGCATTCGGCAGTATAACCGCTGCAAATTTAGGTAGCGTACGTAACACCTTCATAGATAAGGAATCAAGGCTTACTGCTGGACGTACTATAACGCATGTAGGCACAAAATCTGTAACGTCAGCTCAACCTAGCATAAGTCTGTATATCGTAAAGCGTGGTTCAGATGGTAAGTTTACACCAGTTGTACGACTCGATACATCACTTACTCAGGCGAATAACCAACCACAATACTTTGAATTAGTGACACCATTTGTAGTGCCTGATACAGACGAGTACTACTTAGGCGTACATTTCGCATCTAGTAGCTACTGGTGGAGTGATACACATAATGCATGGCTTATAACTGGTCAAACTGCCGTAGATACAGCGTACACTGCAACCGATAACCCCGGTTATGTGGCAGTTGGTTGTAAGTACCTTGCCTATGACTACGCTGTGGATACAACCGCTGCTGACTTACTTACCGCTCCTACTGTAGCTGCAATTAAGCAGCCTGATTTTGCTCTTAAAGTCGGTGCCGGAGCAATCGGAGAGTATATTGGGCCTCAAGAAGCATTGAAACTTGATGGAGGCATTGTACAACTCCACGAAGACATTGATACATTTCCCAATGGTTCAGCAGCCAGAACACTTGTAGACTTATCAAGGAAAATCCCTAACGAAGCAACCGTAAGTAAATTCCTCTGGAACTCCGGCAATTCTGCTGGCGGTGGTTACAACCAAACAATCAAAATGAAGATTGTTAAGCAAACAGCCGCAAATACCTTTGATGTTGTAGTTGATCAAACTATTGATTGTGCAGGCAGAGAAGGGAACGTGTATCACTCTGACGATCTTGTGACACCCTACACAATTCCAGAAACTGGTGATTATTACGTTGCAATATATGTGCAGGGTACAACACCGTATTTTAGCTTCTGGTCAATGACTGCTGGAGAGAACGCGAATCTTGATGGTGCAGACATGACCGGCACAGGAAATACAACAACGTCCAGTGCATATGTCTTTGCTATAGGCTGGGAGGAGCTTGGATCATCTTCGACCACCTCTGTTGTGACGAAAGGCGGCAGCTCAGTTAAAGATAAGATTTTAAAAGCTGGCGGTCTGCATAAAACTTTGCTGTTTGATGGAGTGGAAAAAGAAGTCAGTGCGGTTAGTGAGATTGTATCACAAGGTGGACCTGAAATTATTGCTGATCAGGGAACTTTTATACATAGCACTGCCGACCCTAACCACACAACCCCTAACCCATTAACTCAGTTACTTGAAAATACTACTACGTTTTGGAGCACCAATGATGTAGGTCCGGCTATTGTTAATACTGGTTATGTAGGGTCCCAGTTTGCAGAAGACACAACTGTATATGGATTCTATTTACGTCATTGGGGTACTGCCGATATTGCTAACAACTCGATGACTTCTGTTATGGTTCAGGAAAGTACAGATGGAATTAAATGGACTGACGTAGAACAGATAACCATTACTGAGTTAGGGCTTAACTTAGGTCAATATACGTTGACAACTCCTCGCACAGGCAAGTTTATGCGTCTGCTTGCTAAAGCAGATTCACTTTGTGTTAATTGCAGTTGGGCGGTCAGTTATTTGCGTTGGTTTGGGCTTGAAACCACTTATACAACAACAATTGTTCCTGCTGTCGAGCTTCCGCAGGTTCCTAGTTCTGTGGCGATTCCTGACCGCTGTACGCTGACCCCAGCGAACTATGCGTATGCATTGGATGGGGAAGACCTCAAAGTTCGCGGGACCGAAATAGCTTTAGAGAATAATCCGGCACTTACACGACTTGCTATGTCTGTAAATGGAGAAGGGGTAATTTTCAAGAGAGGTAAAATTTATATTAAGGAGAAACCATAG
- a CDS encoding DUF3089 domain-containing protein produces MPVNKFITYFILAIVIFGSSACNIKKSTPLPNAPDYSEDKLWSIKDENIRHKIDVFFVHPTTYGPPANGHLIADLNDQKLNRITDRDTVQWITGAFAESCNVFAPRYRQMNIEVLQMDDRHLQEYLKTPVADIENAFKYYLNNINNGRPFILASHSQGSFVLQTLLRKNPELLDKSKLVAAYMPGWTFTDQDLHDLGLKLSEKPDQTGCLITWNTIGPGGESPTIKKGARCVNPLSWSTATKEFPASMNIKAKIFLSPEKKLLIKNFTAARINKDGALEVPTPKPAVLSQLNMSLGKEVYHRYDYDFFFYNVQENVKQRCAAYLKEHK; encoded by the coding sequence ATGCCTGTTAATAAATTTATTACATATTTCATTTTAGCAATCGTGATATTTGGCTCATCTGCCTGTAATATAAAAAAATCTACCCCACTACCAAATGCTCCTGACTACTCCGAAGATAAATTATGGTCTATAAAAGATGAAAATATCAGGCATAAAATTGATGTTTTCTTTGTTCATCCCACTACATATGGCCCTCCTGCAAACGGACACTTAATAGCTGACTTAAACGACCAGAAACTTAACCGGATCACTGACCGAGACACAGTACAATGGATTACCGGAGCATTTGCTGAATCCTGCAATGTTTTCGCCCCCCGGTACCGCCAGATGAATATTGAAGTGCTCCAAATGGATGACCGGCATCTTCAGGAATACTTAAAAACACCGGTTGCGGATATTGAAAATGCTTTCAAATACTACCTGAACAACATAAACAACGGCCGCCCGTTCATTCTTGCCAGTCATAGTCAGGGATCTTTTGTGCTCCAGACACTGCTGCGCAAGAATCCTGAACTTCTGGACAAAAGCAAACTGGTGGCAGCTTACATGCCGGGATGGACATTCACTGATCAAGACCTTCACGATCTTGGCCTCAAACTAAGCGAAAAACCGGATCAGACCGGCTGCCTGATAACCTGGAATACAATTGGTCCCGGTGGAGAGTCTCCGACAATTAAGAAAGGAGCTCGCTGTGTGAATCCACTTTCATGGAGTACTGCCACAAAAGAATTTCCGGCATCCATGAACATAAAGGCTAAAATATTCCTCAGCCCCGAAAAGAAGCTGCTAATCAAAAATTTCACAGCAGCACGCATAAATAAAGACGGAGCACTGGAAGTTCCCACCCCAAAACCAGCTGTATTAAGCCAACTGAACATGTCGTTGGGGAAAGAAGTATACCATCGTTACGATTACGATTTCTTTTTCTACAATGTACAGGAAAACGTAAAACAACGTTGCGCTGCATATTTAAAAGAGCACAAGTAG
- a CDS encoding aminotransferase class I/II-fold pyridoxal phosphate-dependent enzyme gives MIPKSFYRRIEGELTELEKSSLLRTVPEVDFGADKELVFKGKRLLNLASNDYLGLSKDQSLATAAIKAVEQYGCGSAASRLVTGNFRLYDELERELAAFKEQEDSMLFTSGYAANLAIMDSFAGRRTVVFSDKLNHASILDGIRMSGARQVRYRHNDIAHLKKRMEASKDADEKLLVTDTIFSMDGDLAYLEEIADLCDFYDTMLVVDEAHAEGVFGSGKGIAHERGLVRRVDLHMGAFSKGFGSLGGAVSGRKDLISYLRNKGRSFVFSTALSPAVIGANLAALRMVAEDPSRGDKLLHMSRDVKTYLESCGFDCGQSESQIIPVILGDNETALTARDRLIEAGIYAAAIRPPTVPEGTARLRLSLRADLTEVDLQKIKAAFGGLKAELEK, from the coding sequence ATGATTCCAAAGAGTTTTTATCGCCGTATTGAGGGCGAACTGACCGAACTTGAAAAAAGTTCCCTGCTCAGGACGGTTCCTGAAGTTGATTTCGGTGCGGATAAGGAACTTGTTTTTAAGGGTAAAAGACTGCTTAACCTTGCTTCCAATGATTACCTCGGACTATCCAAAGACCAATCTCTTGCAACGGCTGCAATAAAAGCAGTGGAGCAGTATGGTTGCGGCTCTGCTGCCTCCCGTCTGGTTACCGGTAATTTTCGCCTCTATGATGAATTGGAACGCGAGCTTGCTGCTTTTAAAGAGCAGGAAGATTCTATGCTTTTTACATCCGGCTACGCCGCTAATCTTGCCATTATGGATAGTTTTGCCGGGCGGCGTACAGTTGTTTTTTCTGATAAGCTTAACCACGCCAGTATCTTGGATGGGATAAGGATGTCCGGTGCGCGTCAGGTTCGCTATCGGCATAATGACATTGCTCATTTGAAAAAACGCATGGAAGCGTCAAAGGATGCGGATGAGAAACTGCTGGTCACTGATACGATTTTCAGCATGGACGGCGATCTTGCATATCTGGAAGAGATTGCCGATCTCTGCGATTTTTACGATACCATGCTGGTCGTTGATGAAGCTCATGCTGAAGGAGTCTTCGGTTCTGGAAAAGGAATAGCCCATGAACGGGGACTGGTCCGGCGTGTTGACTTGCACATGGGTGCTTTTTCCAAAGGTTTCGGCTCACTTGGCGGGGCCGTCTCCGGTCGAAAGGATTTGATATCTTATTTACGTAACAAAGGTCGTTCCTTTGTTTTCAGCACTGCCCTGTCGCCTGCAGTCATCGGCGCGAATCTCGCTGCCTTGCGAATGGTTGCTGAGGACCCGTCTAGAGGAGATAAGCTGCTGCATATGAGTCGGGATGTGAAAACTTATCTTGAGTCATGCGGATTTGATTGCGGTCAATCAGAGAGTCAGATCATACCGGTGATACTCGGCGATAATGAGACTGCGCTCACCGCTCGGGACAGGCTTATTGAGGCAGGGATTTATGCTGCTGCTATCCGTCCACCTACCGTTCCTGAAGGAACAGCCCGTTTGCGTCTTTCATTGCGAGCAGATTTAACAGAAGTTGATTTGCAGAAAATTAAGGCTGCGTTTGGCGGTTTGAAAGCAGAGTTGGAAAAATGA
- a CDS encoding alpha/beta hydrolase: MSIVFVGGWATSPQQYSLLPESARFLVPFTGFDPKELPELISEGGDVLVGWSTGAHMLLKDCRHLFELYEKVFLIAPFLSFTDSFPTRLVRGMIAGMESDPAAVVNSFHENCGETNPPAYAPEDKDSLIAGLEYLIASKIEPEGVFNLPNCTLVHGLNDRIVRSKAFGKLAAVIDGADILNIEGGHKISETQLMSIIKG, from the coding sequence ATGAGTATAGTTTTTGTCGGCGGCTGGGCTACATCTCCCCAGCAGTATTCATTATTGCCCGAGTCTGCGCGGTTTTTGGTTCCATTTACGGGGTTTGATCCTAAGGAATTGCCTGAATTAATAAGTGAGGGTGGTGATGTTCTGGTGGGCTGGTCTACCGGGGCACATATGCTTTTGAAGGATTGCCGCCATTTATTTGAATTATATGAAAAGGTATTCTTGATTGCTCCCTTTTTATCGTTTACCGACTCTTTTCCCACACGACTGGTCCGGGGAATGATAGCCGGAATGGAGAGTGACCCTGCGGCGGTTGTAAACTCTTTTCATGAGAATTGCGGTGAAACAAATCCGCCTGCCTATGCCCCGGAAGATAAAGATTCACTGATTGCCGGACTTGAATACCTTATTGCTTCCAAGATTGAGCCGGAAGGTGTTTTCAATTTGCCTAATTGTACCTTGGTACATGGCTTAAATGATCGCATTGTCCGATCCAAGGCTTTCGGAAAACTTGCAGCAGTCATTGATGGGGCGGATATCCTTAATATTGAGGGCGGCCATAAAATTTCTGAAACACAATTAATGAGCATCATCAAGGGATAG